A single window of Limnothrix sp. FACHB-406 DNA harbors:
- a CDS encoding DUF433 domain-containing protein, with translation MDYRQIITIEPDKRGGKPCIRRMRITVYDVLGWLAAEMSFEEILDDFPELTMQDILACLAFAADRDHRLVAIAA, from the coding sequence ATCGACTATCGCCAAATCATTACGATCGAGCCGGATAAACGAGGTGGAAAGCCATGCATTCGGCGTATGCGAATTACGGTCTATGACGTGCTGGGTTGGTTGGCGGCGGAAATGTCCTTTGAGGAAATTTTGGATGATTTCCCAGAGCTGACAATGCAGGATATTTTGGCTTGCTTGGCCTTTGCAGCCGATCGCGATCATCGACTTGTGGCGATCGCGGCATGA